From one Salmo salar chromosome ssa09, Ssal_v3.1, whole genome shotgun sequence genomic stretch:
- the LOC106610741 gene encoding C-C chemokine receptor type 6-like, producing the protein MEVHNETQTDEYDYYDPKDYTEGYPDDSETEYICNLNLNRDMEIVIQTYVHSFICAFGLCGNALVIVTYAFYKKAKTMTDVYLLNVAVADLLFIVALPLIIYNEQHDWSMGSVVCKALRGAYSINLYSGMFLLACISGDRYISVVQARRSFGLRSRTLIYSRLICTAIWTLAIALSIPTVIYNERVEENNRLGKTIVVCQVQFESNKTARLIKVLVPSLQVTMGFFLPILVMVLCYASIIWTLLRAHSTQRHKAVRVVLAVVVVFIVCHLPYNMTLLYHTVALFQQRECEGEKVILTALTATKSVAYLHCCLNPILYAFIGVKFRNHFRKILADLWCLGRKYIYPSGRSSRMTSDLYIPTRKSTDGSNNENGSSFTM; encoded by the exons ATGGAGGTGCATAATGAGACGCAAACAGATGAATATGATTATTATGACCCAAAAGACTACACTGAAGGTTATCCTGATGATAGCGAAACAGAATATATCTGTAACCTTAATCTCAACCGTGATATGGAGATAGTCATACAGACCTACGTCCATTCCTTCATCTGTGCATTCGGTCTCTGTGGCAATGCGTTGGTGATTGTCACATATGCCTTCTACAAGAAAGCCAAGACCATGACGGACGTGTACCTTCTGAACGTGGCTGTGGCAGATCTGCTGTTCATCGTGGCCCTGCCACTCATCATCTACAATGAGCAGCATGACTGGAGCATGGGCTCAGTGGTCTGCAAG GCCCTACGAGGAGCCTACAGTATCAACCTGTACAGTGGCATGTTCCTGTTGGCTTGCATCAGTGGAGACCGCTACATCTCCGTCGTCCAGGCCAGGCGCTCCTTCGGCCTCCGCTCCCGGACCCTGATCTACAGCCGCCTCATCTGCACAGCCATCTGGACACTGGCCATAGCCCTGTCTATCCCCACAGTCATCTACAACGAGCGGGTTGAGGAGAACAACAGGTTGGGAAAGACTATAGTCGTGTGCCAGGTGCAGTTCGAAAGTAACAAGACCGCCCGGCTGATAAAAGTGCTGGTACCCAGTCTGCAGGTGACCATGGGGTTCTTCCTGCCCATCCTGGTCATGGTCCTCTGTTATGCCAGCATCATCTGGACCCTCCTGAGGGCCCACAGCACCCAGAGGCACAAG GCAGTGCGTGTGGTCCTAGCCGTGGTCGTGGTCTTCATCGTGTGCCACTTGCCCTACAACATGACCCTGCTCTACCACACAGTGGCTCTGTTCCagcagagagagtgtgagggggaGAAGGTCATCCTCACCGCCCTCACCGCCACCAAGAGCGTGGCCTACCTCCACTGCTGCCTCAACCCCATCCTGTACGCCTTCATCGGGGTCAAGTTCAGGAACCACTTTAGGAAGATCCTGGCGGATCTGTGGTGCCTGGGCAGGAAGTACATCTACCCCTCGGGTCGCTCCTCAcgcatgacctctgacctctataTCCCAACTCGCAAGTCCACTGACGGATCCAACAACGAGAATGGCTCCTCGTTCACCATGTGA